In Methanosarcina siciliae T4/M, one genomic interval encodes:
- a CDS encoding DUF2283 domain-containing protein — protein MTRDLQVKVEYDEEYDVLYILVGDPAAAEAEALAEGVYVRRDMFSDRIAGAVIEQYSKKDIKCLSEILPSGLGDYLPSIKLHMSVDQPNKKSFNGFPVH, from the coding sequence ATGACGCGGGATTTGCAGGTAAAAGTTGAATATGACGAAGAATATGACGTCCTGTATATTCTGGTAGGTGACCCTGCTGCGGCTGAAGCCGAAGCTCTTGCAGAGGGGGTTTATGTCAGGCGGGATATGTTTTCCGATCGGATTGCCGGAGCCGTAATTGAACAATATTCAAAAAAGGACATAAAATGCCTATCGGAAATTCTTCCATCGGGTCTTGGCGATTACCTTCCTTCGATAAAACTGCATATGTCGGTTGACCAGCCGAATAAAAAGAGTTTTAATGGCTTTCCGGTACACTGA
- a CDS encoding type II toxin-antitoxin system HicB family antitoxin produces MEFQNSGFTVLIEQDEDGVYVAKVPDIPGCYTQGKTVEQAMERIREAVQVCLEIGEKI; encoded by the coding sequence ATGGAATTCCAAAACTCCGGTTTTACCGTATTGATCGAACAAGACGAAGATGGTGTATACGTTGCCAAGGTTCCTGACATACCGGGTTGCTATACACAGGGAAAAACAGTTGAGCAGGCTATGGAGCGTATAAGGGAAGCGGTCCAGGTCTGCCTTGAAATCGGAGAAAAAATATAA
- a CDS encoding nucleotidyltransferase family protein, whose protein sequence is MENADRHKELFEKISLFLQKEGATKVAVFGSYARGEEKPESDIDILVEFSETKGLLTLVRIERELSELLGLKVDLLTEASISPYLIDGIKKEAKVISI, encoded by the coding sequence ATGGAAAATGCTGACCGGCACAAAGAGTTGTTCGAAAAAATCTCTTTGTTCCTCCAGAAGGAAGGAGCAACAAAGGTAGCTGTTTTTGGCTCTTATGCAAGAGGAGAGGAAAAGCCGGAAAGCGATATTGACATTCTTGTAGAGTTTTCCGAAACAAAAGGTCTGTTAACTCTTGTACGGATTGAGAGGGAACTCTCAGAGTTGCTCGGGTTAAAGGTCGATTTGCTTACTGAAGCTTCAATAAGTCCGTATCTTATTGATGGAATTAAAAAGGAAGCAAAAGTGATCTCAATATGA
- a CDS encoding HepT-like ribonuclease domain-containing protein, with translation MIWFTFAIYLSRDFREKNPQVFWKDIEGMKDRLIHHCFGVNLKDVWYTVKKSISRL, from the coding sequence ATGATATGGTTTACCTTCGCCATATATTTATCAAGAGATTTTCGGGAGAAGAATCCTCAGGTTTTCTGGAAGGACATTGAGGGTATGAAGGATCGGTTGATCCACCATTGTTTCGGGGTTAATCTGAAAGATGTTTGGTATACTGTGAAAAAGTCGATATCCCGGCTTTGA
- a CDS encoding class I SAM-dependent methyltransferase: MAIQDKQMKLNIAHVWDISSATYDDKEGHGIQSEIEREAWKTLFQSLLPSGRLEVLDAGCGTGEIGLLFAEMGHRVTGLDFSEKMLAKAREKTSRKKYEINFRAGDAENPPFEAETFDVVVTRHLLWTLPHPDTAVRNWKKVLRKGGVLIVIDGLYNGGLIERKTRQFISDFLTLLVERRYPKRRQYPDEIKTELPNPYGVPPKKIIEYFRKTEFKNIKDLDLKEISKIQKEKMSFRKRIVFKPQSYLIYGEKV; this comes from the coding sequence ATGGCTATTCAGGATAAACAGATGAAACTGAATATTGCCCATGTATGGGATATCTCATCTGCGACCTACGACGACAAAGAAGGACACGGAATCCAGAGTGAAATCGAAAGGGAAGCATGGAAAACCCTGTTTCAAAGTCTGCTCCCCTCAGGCAGGCTGGAAGTACTCGATGCAGGTTGCGGGACAGGGGAAATAGGACTCTTATTTGCAGAAATGGGTCATCGTGTTACCGGGCTTGATTTCTCGGAGAAAATGCTTGCAAAAGCAAGAGAAAAAACATCCCGGAAAAAGTATGAAATTAATTTCAGAGCAGGAGATGCCGAAAACCCTCCTTTTGAAGCAGAAACTTTTGATGTTGTTGTAACCCGCCACTTACTGTGGACTCTTCCGCACCCTGATACTGCAGTCAGGAACTGGAAGAAAGTACTCAGGAAAGGAGGAGTGCTTATCGTTATAGATGGGCTCTATAATGGAGGTTTGATTGAAAGAAAGACAAGGCAATTTATCAGTGATTTCTTAACTTTGCTTGTCGAGAGAAGATATCCCAAAAGAAGGCAGTATCCTGACGAAATCAAAACCGAACTCCCAAACCCCTATGGAGTTCCGCCGAAAAAAATAATTGAATACTTCAGGAAGACAGAGTTTAAAAACATTAAAGATCTGGACCTGAAAGAAATCTCCAAAATTCAAAAGGAAAAAATGTCTTTCCGAAAAAGAATAGTCTTCAAACCTCAATCCTATTTAATTTATGGGGAAAAAGTCTAA